One genomic window of Eisenibacter elegans DSM 3317 includes the following:
- a CDS encoding DUF6733 family protein, whose translation MKKTTIYAANGLLSATLWRTVLVFGLASLLLSAPLRAQEEDSKVSLNISLNSDIFFGFYPFFSGAYKGSSVDFTFYGILWSGGAAGGSWGNWTEFGIGIGIPVGDALYINPQVGLLNGSLTSGLGTPVLAEGLVPNLTVGLGTDALEGELYGGYYMGLDHGNPTTNNYLHYWINGGYKISSFLSLGLHFEQLRFTGGKDEGPAREAFDFYQALGPYIQFSAPKLGAFARFSSGFDLRSDAEVAKSSFEQPSFFKLSVGFGF comes from the coding sequence ATGAAAAAAACTACAATTTACGCAGCCAATGGCTTGTTGTCTGCAACGCTATGGCGCACAGTATTGGTATTTGGGCTGGCAAGCCTGTTGTTGAGCGCTCCGCTTCGCGCACAAGAAGAAGACAGCAAGGTAAGCCTGAATATCTCGCTCAACTCTGATATTTTCTTTGGATTTTACCCCTTTTTCTCAGGTGCTTACAAGGGCAGTAGCGTCGACTTTACCTTCTATGGTATCCTCTGGTCGGGGGGCGCTGCCGGAGGCAGTTGGGGCAACTGGACAGAGTTTGGCATTGGTATTGGCATTCCGGTAGGTGATGCGCTCTATATCAACCCACAGGTAGGCTTGCTCAACGGTAGCCTTACCTCCGGCCTAGGGACTCCTGTATTGGCCGAGGGCTTAGTGCCCAACCTAACCGTAGGGCTAGGCACTGACGCGCTCGAAGGGGAACTATATGGGGGATACTATATGGGGCTAGACCACGGTAACCCCACTACCAACAACTACCTACATTACTGGATCAATGGGGGTTACAAAATCTCGTCCTTCTTGTCTTTGGGCTTACATTTTGAGCAACTGCGCTTTACAGGGGGTAAGGATGAAGGCCCCGCACGAGAGGCTTTTGATTTCTATCAAGCCTTAGGGCCTTATATACAGTTTAGTGCGCCCAAGCTGGGGGCTTTCGCTCGGTTTAGCTCCGGCTTCGACCTCCGCTCAGATGCCGAAGTAGCCAAAAGCAGCTTTGAACAACCGTCGTTCTTCAAACTCAGTGTGGGCTTCGGATTCTAG
- the pheS gene encoding phenylalanine--tRNA ligase subunit alpha codes for MSLEKARTTAEAIAQYSLETPEQLEQFRLQYLSKKGVITDLFGAMKDLPAEDRKQFGQVVNELKEQAVAKFKQAQEALEAAQTASGATAPLDLSLPVLPHSLGAQHPITLTKNRIIEIFERIGFNVADGPEIEDDWHNFTALNFPPNHPAREMQDTFFVERNGTNDVLLRTHTSNVQIRMMKEQQPPIRSIMPGRVYRNEAISARAHCLFHQVEGLYVAENVSFADLKQTLYHFVREMFGQETAVRFRPSYFPFTEPSAEVDISCHLCQGKGCNVCKYTGWLEILGCGMVDPNVLEACGIDPVRYTGFAFGMGIERIAMLKYRIKDLRLFTENDARFLRQFSGV; via the coding sequence ATGAGTTTGGAAAAAGCCCGCACCACTGCCGAAGCCATCGCGCAATACAGCCTCGAAACCCCCGAACAGCTAGAGCAGTTCCGATTACAATACCTCAGCAAAAAAGGGGTGATTACAGACCTCTTTGGAGCGATGAAAGACCTTCCCGCCGAAGACCGCAAACAGTTTGGGCAGGTAGTCAATGAGCTGAAGGAGCAGGCTGTTGCCAAATTCAAACAAGCGCAAGAAGCACTCGAAGCGGCGCAGACTGCCTCGGGGGCTACTGCCCCGCTAGACTTGAGCCTGCCAGTACTGCCGCATAGCTTGGGTGCACAGCATCCCATCACGTTGACCAAAAACCGCATTATTGAAATTTTTGAGCGCATTGGTTTCAATGTAGCCGATGGCCCCGAGATAGAAGACGACTGGCACAACTTTACGGCCCTCAATTTCCCCCCCAACCACCCTGCCCGCGAAATGCAGGACACCTTTTTTGTGGAGCGCAATGGTACCAATGATGTACTCCTGCGGACACATACCTCCAACGTCCAAATTCGGATGATGAAGGAGCAACAGCCGCCCATTCGCAGCATTATGCCGGGGCGCGTATACCGCAATGAGGCCATTTCAGCGCGTGCGCACTGCCTCTTCCACCAAGTAGAAGGCTTATATGTGGCCGAAAATGTAAGTTTTGCCGACCTAAAGCAGACGCTCTACCACTTCGTGCGGGAGATGTTTGGCCAAGAGACTGCTGTTCGTTTCCGCCCTTCGTATTTTCCTTTTACAGAGCCTAGCGCCGAGGTAGATATCTCCTGCCACCTTTGCCAAGGCAAAGGTTGTAATGTCTGTAAGTACACAGGGTGGCTCGAAATTTTGGGTTGCGGAATGGTAGACCCCAACGTGCTCGAAGCCTGTGGCATCGACCCGGTACGGTATACCGGTTTTGCCTTCGGAATGGGCATCGAACGCATTGCGATGCTCAAGTACCGAATCAAAGACTTGCGCCTCTTCACCGAAAACGATGCACGCTTCTTGAGACAGTTTAGCGGGGTCTAG
- a CDS encoding response regulator transcription factor yields MDKVLIVDDEPNILLSLEFLMKKNGFTVFIARDGSEALEILKNEQPDIAILDIMMPQVDGYEVCQYIKNTEGLQHTKVVFLTAKTKESDIAKGYEMGADLYLTKPFSTRNLVTQIKGLLSDVNL; encoded by the coding sequence ATGGACAAAGTACTGATTGTTGATGACGAACCCAATATCTTGCTATCTTTAGAGTTTTTGATGAAAAAAAACGGCTTTACCGTCTTTATTGCTCGAGACGGCTCCGAGGCCTTAGAAATTCTCAAAAACGAACAACCTGATATTGCCATCCTAGATATTATGATGCCCCAAGTAGACGGCTACGAGGTGTGTCAATATATCAAAAACACAGAAGGCTTGCAACATACCAAGGTGGTGTTTCTGACGGCTAAGACCAAAGAATCGGACATTGCTAAGGGCTACGAGATGGGGGCAGACCTGTACCTGACCAAACCCTTTTCGACACGAAACCTCGTAACCCAAATCAAAGGCCTGCTGAGCGATGTGAATTTATAA